DNA from Electrophorus electricus isolate fEleEle1 chromosome 5, fEleEle1.pri, whole genome shotgun sequence:
TCCGGGAGCTGAACCTGGTTAAAGATAACCAGTACAGTCTGCATAGACTCCTGTGTGACTTCCATCCTGAGATAAAAGACCTGGACCAAAAGATATATGATATGTACAAAGTtgtgttcatctttgatggCCTGGATGAAAGCAGAATTCAACTGAACGTTTCCCAGTGTAATAAAGTGTCTGACATaagcatgacatcatcagtgggTGTGCTGATGTCAAACCTCATCAAAGGAgagctgcttccctctgctctcatcTGGATAACCTcccgaccagcagcagccaatcaaatcCCTCCTCAGTACATTAACCGTGTGACAGAAATTCACGGATTCACGGACccacagaaggaggagtacttcaggaagagagtCAGTGACCAAGACCAAGCTGAGAAAATCATCTCACacataaagacagcaaagagcCTCCACATCATGTGTCACATACCAGCCTTCTGTTGGATCTCAGCCACTGTGCTTCAggaaatactaaaacaaactgCTACAGAAATCCCTAAAACTCTGACTGAGATGTACATACAGTTCCTGCACACTCAGATCAATATGAAGAATGAGAAGtatgaggggaaaaagaaaagagatcAAAGGAAATATCTGAAATCCAACAGGTCGATGATTCTGAAACTGGCTGAACTGGCTTTCAAACACCTGATGAAGGGAAATGTGATGTTCTATgaagaagacctgagagagtgtggcattgatgtcactGAGGCCTCCGTGTACTCTGGGATCTGCACTGAGATCTTTAGGGAGGAATCTGTGCTTTACCAGAGGAAGATCTACTGCTTTGTACATCTGAGTTTTCAGGAGTTCCTGGCTGCTCTTtatgtgtttcactgttttatcaGCAATAAAAGGAGGGCACTGCAGGGTTTTAAGTTACAGTCCAGTTCCAGGTCTAAGAAAGTTTCTCTCCGTGACCTGCTGAAGAAAGCAGTGTGTAAAGCCTTAGAGAGTcagaatggacacctggaccttttcctccgttTCTTGCTGGGcatctcactggagtccaatcagtGTCTCCTACAAGgcctcctgacacacacacacagcagcccagagAGCATCACatacacagttcagtacatcAAAGACCAAATACAAACAGAGGACCTCCCCACTGAGAGATCCATCAgcctgttcctctgtctgtctgaaatgaagGACCAGTCTCTCGCCAGAGAGATTCAGGAGTATCTACAATCAGAGAAGCACCCAGGACAGGAGCTCTCTCCTGGACAGTGTTCAGCACTAGCCTGCATGCttctgacctcagaggaggTGCTGGATGAGTTGGACTTGGAGAAATACAACACATCATAGGAGGGTTACAGGAGGCTGATCCCAGCTGCTGCAAACTGCAGAAaggctctgtgagtgtttaactattatttattcaataatttatATTAGTAATTGAGTACTGATGGCTAAATGTTTCATTCACCCTCACAAGGAAGATGCCACACAGCTTTAGAATTGATACACTGGATCATTTATTATATTCcctcaactcacacacaccacaacactcCACAAGGCAGCAGAAtagaaacagcaaaaacatttcatatgttTCAATATGAAAGTACCActtaatttttgtttcaaaacaaaatttacaGAAAACATTGACCTTAACATCTTTTTGTCCGCTCCTAGTCATAATGAATGTTAAAGGGAGGTATGTGACTGTGAATTAAAACTAGTCTTAATGAGTGTTTATAGGAGGTGTGTGACTGTGAATTAAAGCTAGTTGTAATGAGTGTTAATGAGAGGTATGTGACTTTGAATTAAAACTAGTGAATGTACAGTCAGGGTTATGATTCAGTTTTAGATCACTTTGCTAGGATTATTGACTGCTACTGACTTCAGTTTATCACACCAAACTTTAGCCACTTTACTATTAATATTAAGTGAAGTCTTTTAATGAAGCTAATTACACCCACTGTAATCTATCACTACAAAAGTTAAACACAGGaagttctctctctgctctttctacAATACTTGCCTTACCCTGTGTACATACGTGGATGGCACAGTGTATTGTAGTTAAAGATATAGAGGTCGTAGACATGGAAAGAGAgttcacaaggtttccagagaaaccagatttaggtcagaggtccttcatcagctgtgcaagcaaatagCCTGTTTACACCTTAAATTAAGGTGTTTCATTTCCAGATTGTACCGGAATTCACTTTGGCTGGATTCTGTTTACACTTTTCACTAAAATGTGTCCTCAGAGTGACCAGATGTGCTTCGatcttattttaacattttaaaagcacaccaGTCCACACatcatttctgttttgcttcCTGCAACCTACACGGTAAACAAGATTCCTTGCAGACTATTACGATTGTATTATACACTCTCAGATATGGGCAGAAACCATCTACAACTGGCAACGAGGTGTCCAGCTGTAGCCCTACAGACAGATCAGACCCCTGAGAGGATCAGCCCTGTGATGGGCAGAAGTGTTTACCAAGCAAGAAAAGTTCATGAAAAAGCATGTCTATCTAAAAAAACAGTTAAGCAGCTGACTTTTGTGTTAATACTACTAAACCACATAAATGGACTTATGAGAATTACCTAACTAGCTGCTGATGTTACCACTAACTGAAACAGGATGTTGTGATTAATGTTCACCATTAGCTAGGTTAGATAATTTACTACTTGGTGAACTGTCAGTTAAGTGATTCAGTCCCGTATGCCTCAGTGCAGGAGAAGCTTTGACTGGCAGCAGCAGTAATTTCTGCAGTCAGCCAGCAGACGGGCTTCCACTTGAGTAGTTGGATGCAGATACAGAGACTTTCACTTGTATCAAATGCGATCAACATCCGTCTCTGACCACTTCTGACTGTGGTTTCAATGATCAGATTACAGTGTGTCTTGGTTGTTTATGACTTGTATTTCATTTGGTAGAGTGAAATCCGAATGTGATCTGATCACTAAATTCTGTACCTATATCTTAGTTATCTCATAATTTTAGCTgttacttcatttttaattccttGTAAGCAGTTACATCACTGTTCTAATCTTGTGTTGTGTAGTAATACTTTAATGACTTAACCAAGGTTTGttgattcattaattaatattacagCTCTAATTATTGTAATTCCTGAGTCTctaacacacctgctccagacTCTTTCAGACATTGATTAGTTCTGTCTAGTTCTAGTTCTATGTAGCTGTCTTATACtgattgtatttatataacataaaGTGAATAGCAGGTAATAACAGGTATTAGATattaatgttgtaaatgttcatTAACTGCAAGTCTTTTTATTCAGTAACTCTGCCACTAGTTTGGTTAGACTGacttgcttgttttcttgttttctttctcaagcTGTTCAAACCAGTTCTGTGCACTTTGATGTCTcactctgttttaaatgtgctttgtttcCTCTGTATTTGCAGACTAGGTAACTGTAGTCTGGACACAGATTTGTGTAAAACTCTATGTTCCACTTTGGCATCATCAAATTCCTCCCTGAGAGAACTGAGTATCAATATCAGCACCCTGAAAGATGAAGGAATGAAGCTGCTTTCTAATgggctgaagagttcacactgtaaactggagacactcaggtgagcacactgtaaactggatatactcaggtgagacactctagactggagacactcaggtgagacactctagactggagacactcaggtgagacactgtagactggagatactcaggtgAGACACTAGACTGGAGACACTCAGGTGAGACATTGTAGACTGGAGAcactcaggtgagacactgtagactggagacactcaggtgagacactgtaaactggagacgctcaggtgagacactgtaaactggagatgcTCAGGAGAGCACATATATTTTGTCATGGAACGTTCTCCTCCCACGATTCATGGGGTTTGGCCCGCCATGTGACTTGGGAggatgtttgtggccacgcctgcacacacctgcaccttgttttgtctgtgtatttaaacccttgttagtgtgtgcagtatcattggtcattgttaatgtagcttattaatgttaaatataagtgttatcattattatacgTTTTCCCAtttatcgtgtctgtttattgttaaccatttcatgttccttatttgtaatacgtgtgagtgccattgtgtatgtttcaattaaattttCGTCcttgtcgaggaagtctgtgcgtcctgcttcACGCCTTATATCCTGAAGTGATATAACTCTTTTACTGTGAACACATCACTTTATAAAGATATAActcttttactgtgaatacgtcacttcataaagatataactcttttactgtgaatacatCTTTATGAAGTGACTCTCATTAAGTTACTAACTCCTACCCCTCTAATTGTTACTAACCCCTAACGACTAACCCGTACTCCTTTGATTGTGTTGGTAAAAAAGATTATTGACTCTAACCAGTATTATGAAAATGTCTTTAAGATCAACACAATGTACAGCAGGAATCCAATAATTGCACAGCAAACTACACTCATTTCATCTTCTTTAAAAACCCACATAACTTTAGTTTTCAGGCACCATGatctaaatacattttggtCTTAATGCATTCAAATATTCCTCACTGAATGTAAAATCTTTGCCATTGCAGACTGCCATTGTGTAATCTTGGAGAGCAGACATGTGAAATTTTGGGTGCAGCTCTACAACTCACAAACTACCGCCTGAGAGAACTCGACCTGTCTAACAATGATCTgcaggattcaggagtgaagctgctctctgctggactgaagagttcacactgtaaactggagattctcaggtgaacTTTCTGTGAATTCATTGTTGAAATGCAAAGTTTATGCTGTGATCTGTGATTCATAGTTTTAAAAGTCTGAATATCGATTTACCAGTCTTTTATATAAGATTTCAGGAAAAGGGCTTAGTTCAAGAAAATCTAGTTTAGTTAAACAGAAATTATTTAGGGCAGAggtattattcatttattttattcatatctGACACATGCTACAGGTAGAGTTTGTGATAATACCTCAGAAGAATAGATTTTATCTAACTGCCACAAGTCATCAATGTTTACATCATTCTACATTGGAGAAGGAGGGTAGACCAATCTTTCATTACACTGTACAAATGGGATAAAGTCCACAGTTTTTAAGTTTGTGCTGTAAGAGCCTCTTTATATTGTTAACAACAAATATATTCCCAGATcaacacagtgtttataaacaTCTAAAGACAGCTGTACAAAGACTAATGGATCTTAtgggtttggggacagtgtagtgagctgtacaaatactaatggatcttaagggtttggggacagtgtagtgagctgtacaaatactaatggatcttaagggtttggggacagtgtagtgagctgtacaaatactaatggttcttaagggtttggggacagtgtagtaagctgtacaaatactaatggttcttaagggtttggggacagtgtagtgagctgaaCAAAGACAAATGGATCTTAAGGGTTttgggacagtgtagtgagctgtacaaagactaatggatcttaagggtttggggacagtgtagtgagctgcacaaatactaatggttcttaagggtttggggacagtgtagtgagctgtacaaatactaatggatCTTAAGGTTTGGGGAAAGTGTAGTGAGCTGTCATTTTACAAAGTGGTATGTGAGATACACGATGAAATTGAAGATTACAGTACTAGACTTTTTTCAACATGTAAGTAACCTCTGAATAGCAGGAACAATCTTAGGAGGTTCACCATTTACAGAAACCTACTGGGTTATTCCACGTTAACCAGTGGCTGAAAACTCAGTTAAAAACAGTGACTAACTCATAAGAAACAAGACTGGAGAATCATGGCAGTGGGGACCAAAGAGCAAACTGGGAAAGTTTATATCACATCAAAAGCCATTTTCTTAATGGTTTAAGGGTAGAGTTGACTGCAGTTCTCTTttctaattataaattaaaattatatatatataaacaaataatgatGTTGAAAATGAACCATAAAGTACAAAACATTCTTTAGACTTTcatctgttgctatggaaacaaaaATACTACCAATGACATTACAaatttttaataacattggGAATAATTACATCAAGAAGATAATAGGCATATTTTATCATGAAAAAgttaagaatattaaaaaaaattttaaaacttccagataaaaaaaattactgttTCATGGTTTGTAATTCCATACTTTTCTTTACAGTAAAGTCTGctacatgcaaacacattttcctctttctccctcctatctgcagactgtctggttgtttggtcacagaggaaggttgttcttctctggcttctgCTCTGAGctcaaacccctcccacctgaaagaactTGATCTGAcctacaaccacccaggagagtcaggagtgaagctgctctctgctagactggaggatctccactgcagactggagacACTCAGGTATGTAGAAATCCCCTGTCCTTGAACTGATCTGATACTCAACTGTGTGTTCTCAAATACaacctgctctcacacacagtggagcaGGAACTGTGTACAGGTCGTCTGCTATAGTGTACTGATGTTTTAGGTTCAGATCACACtgcattttgctgtgtgtgtgtgtgtgtgtgtgttccagtgggtgATGTAGGTTTGTTTCTGTAGTGTTATAATTTGGTCTGattgtatttcagactggtgctgatgtgttacagtgttaatgtgtgttaatgaactcagtgtcatGACCAGttgtgtgaggggactcttttctctcctgtatgagaggagcagctgtgtgaggggactcttttctctgctgtgtgaggggactcttttctctactcagctcttggcactgcagggctttgtagtggtGTGAGTGGAGGTCTCTGTTTTTAAGTGTAGCCAGTATTTAATCATCCTTTTCTGAATTTTGAGTAATAGTGGAAAGTTGTCAAATTTAGATCTACAGCTGGGTATTTGCTCCATTGTGAGTGGCCCCcacacttcacaaccacacagcagaATTGGTTCTATGAtagactggaatattttgaggcaaatttgaattggtatttgaatgtgaatgtgacatTTGATTGCACAGATGCCCTGCGTGTTTTCACTCTCAGTTCACTGACTGCTGGATGATCTAATTATTGAACTAATTTTCAATCATATTATCTACAGGTTTCTAGTTTGTGTGCgtctgtcagtactgatccaataggtccagggtccaggtctgtcaatACTGATCCAGCAGATCCAGgatccaggtctgtcagtactgatccAGTAGGTCCAGGTTCCAGGTCTGTCAGCACTGCTCCAACAGGTCCAGGTTCTGTTGtatctcctgctctgtgggtAACAGTAGAACCAGGTCATCTGTGTAGAGCAGAAACGTTCTTTCTGAGTCATGTAGAGTGAGACCAGGTGCTGCAGAGCATTCTAAAATGATGGCTTATTCattgatgtaaatgttgaataatgttgGGCTTAAGCAGCAGCCTTGTCTCACTCCACGCTCCTGAGAAAAGATAACGGTCCTTTTGATGTCAGTCTTTCTAGCacacctgtttgtgtgcatggattTAATGTCATATGCTTTACCCCCTACACCACTTTCCAGTAATACATATCTACATATActtacacaggtcacattcatacaggaccaTTTTAGAATATCcagtcaacctaacctccatgtttatggactgtgagaggaaaccagagacccaggaggaaacccacacagacagaacatggaaactccacccagatagggacttaaacccaagaccctagtgcaGAGAGTCAGACATGCTGACCACCAAGCCACCGTGCTTTACAGTGAATAcactgtgagagaaagggtctaAATCTGTTATCATACAATCCACTGTGCTATTACCAAGAGGTGAGCAAAAGGTGCATCTCCCCAGAGTCCCCTCGTAACCCACCATTGACAATGTACTGACCCAGACTATGACAGATCTGCAGGGAGGTCTTTTCCATTCCTGTTCAGCTGTATGTCAGAATTATATCAGGAGAGATTAATTATGTTTCTTGGGTAATGGTGTCCAAATATGTGAGTGTTACCTTGTTCTGTGTTGGAGTCTGGCAGAGATCCAGTACATGTGTTTGGATCTCCACAGATCAGCACACTTCCCTGGGCCTGGAAGCCACTGCTCTGATCATGGAGACTGGGACAGATGTCTTCATTATAATAAGGGCATCACTGGGAGGACTGGAGATTGTACAAAGGAATATTTCTTTTGGAGTGTTTAGAATCTCTTTGTTGGTTTTAAGCcaaatgtgtgatttttctATTTCAGAGGAATTATAAATTTCGACAGTTCTGATTTCTGCCAGATAATGATTCCACCTGAATCTCCTTCTTTTAATGTCAGGGGGCTTAACAGTGGGGAGGATGATTTCCTGGTAGTTTACAGGACAGTGAGTCACCCAATCAGATTTACACCAGGTTTCCTGGAGAATTATAATGTCCTTATCTTCTGtgttatttgtgaattcagtgtttatacttttgtataTGACTTTATGCCTCGaatgtaacagagagagacaaagaagagtttcattatttatacttcattatttaaatgaagtatgaaaggaaaaatacaaatacaaatatattcaaaGTGAGAGAAACCTGTAAAAGTGAAGGATTATGTTGATATATGTACAAACattaatgtatataaacatacatattaagATGGTCTAATGACTAACCTGTAAacagtgatatttatttatttgtctatttatttattaattcatttatctattcatttatttcttaattaatGAATTGTGACAGCTCAGCAGTCTGTTGCATATGAGGTTGAGCATCTGTttgatctctccatctctgtagtgtgtgtgtggagggtggcGTTTGTACTACAGGCGTAGGTCGGCCGTCTGTTGGGGTGGGTGTTGACcctaaccctgtgtgtgtgtgtgtgtgtgtgtgtgtgtgtgtgagtgagagagagaatctgtgtgtgagacagagagagagaaagaactattatcagagagagagacacagaactattatctgtgtgagagagaaagagagagacagaactattatgtttgagagagagagagagagagagaactattatctgtgtgagagagagagagagagaaccattatctgtgagagagagagacagaactattatctgtgagagagagagagaacttctgtgtgtgtgagagagaactattgtgtgagagagagagagagagagagagagagaactattatgtgagagagagaaaaagagagagagagacagaactattatctgtgtgagagaaaaagagagagagacagaactattatctgtgtgtgtgtgtgtgtgtgtgtgtgtgtgtgtgtgtgtgtgtgtgtgtgtgtgtgtgtgtgtttagattgGAGTATGCAGGGGAGATCAGAATCAAACcaggactaagaaaatgtaagaagtaaatactcactcactcactcactgtatgtgtgtcctctaatgtctcttcttgtgtgcagatgcgtgtgatctcacactggacccaaacacagcaaacacacgtctcactctgtctgaggggaacagaaaggtgacgtgtgtggaggagcagcagccATATtctgatcatccagagagatttgactgtgtgcaggttgtgtgtagagagagtctgactggacgctgttactgggaggctgagtggagtgggagggctgatatatcagtgacatataaaggcaTCAGGAGGAAAGGAGGCAGTAGAGAATGTTGGTTTGGATGTAATATAAAGTCCTGGAGTCTAATCTGCTCTAATAACCGATACACTGTCAGTCACAATAATAAGAGAACTGCCCTCTCTACCCCCTGCAGCTctaacagagtaggagtgtatctggactgggctgcaggcactctgtccttctacagcgtctctcacacacacacactcacacacttacacacattccactccagattcactgagcccctctatgcagggtttgAGGTTTGGATTCCTGACTactcagtgtatgtgtgtgagctagaatagcctcctgtgtcctggaggaacacctgagtctgcagggaaacacacacactacacctttctctcacacacacacacacacacacacacacacacacacacacacacacacacacacaccctctctctccctcacacacacaccccctctctctccctcacacacacaccccctctctctccctcacacacacaccctctctctccctcacacacacaccctctctctccctcacacacacaccctctctctccctcacacacaccctctctctccctcacacacaccctctctctctctcttacacacacacacacacacaccctctctctctcacacacacacacacaccatctctctctctctctctctctctcacacacacacatacacacacaccctctctctcccacacacacccacacacacacacacacacacacccacacacacacacacccacacacacacacccacacccacacctctctctctctcactctctctcacacacacacacacacacacacacacacacacacacacacacacacacaaattaacacaGGAATTGTTTGATCAGCCTTTACTGATGATGTGATTTAATGATGGTGAACATGGAAAGTTTTATTTAGTGAGGACCTGCAGGGGATGAGACATTTACTGTAAGTAtgtgagattaaatattgttcttataatatgttACTAGAGCTTAAGTTTAGTGTTTATCTGGCCAGGAGAATTTGTATATTGTAACTAAgtgggtaaaacaaaagtagattaagagaaaaatgaacttacctgtgattatttttgtggagagtcttccatgttgttttggaggaAAAAGAAACCATATCCTCTCttgaaggggacttttatggggaattgtgctgcccaaagacaggaagtgatatCACATAATTTCCTGATTTTCCCTGTATACGTTTATAAGGGAAAATTCAGTAGAGTGGTGTTTTGAAATTGACTGAAGTTGGAGAATTTATGAATAAAATGGCTGCAACTTTCATGTatcaataacaaaacaacatttacctcaatttatattctgccaattactaaatgttttctatgctaagcacaaaaaacatacaGTTATAAAACTGGATTATAATACAACAGAATGGGACCAAgctgaaacatttagaaaacaaagaagccaTTCTGTCAACTTACCGGTTATGACCTTCAGCACAAATAACAGCAGGACCCAGGGACACATGCTATAGGACGACATGGCTCAAGAGAATCTAGTCTATACTGTAGGGATCACTGGAAGAATCTGGATAATTATAATAAGCCACAGTTATTCAGTGCCCTAATCAACATTACCTTAAAAGAACAAGACTatcatagttttttaaaaataattagtgCTTAATAATTATCATTGAGCAAATTTTGTCTTGAAATGTTGTCGTCATGTTTTATATGAATCTCCTAAGAACACTTTAAACCATTTTCTAAagtcatgtaaaaatatattacgATGataggagagtgtttaaaaatgtcctcCACGGTGGACATTTGTACTTATTAcctatattttgttttctgtatttttcaaCTATGAAGGAAGCAATTCACTgtcagaggtagagagaatgtTACTGCAAATTGTTCATGAAAACTCAGATATTGAGTTGTCTGATGAAAAAGATCAAGATGCAGTTTTTGAGGCACAGGACTCAGAgagctcagaggaaaaaaatgagatAGGGCAAACAGAAAAGTCAGAGCAAGCAAAACCGTCCACATCCAGTCGCTGTCCACTCTGGGGCAGGACTACAATGTACACATTGACTTTGTATTCTCAAAATAATATATTaccatttacatatatacatatacatttttacttacatttttttcacaaaaatgatttattctGATAATTCATTCTAACAATAATTGAGACTAATATTCTTTTTCTACCTTTATTATTTTGCTAAGATTCAACCATCAACTGGATAATTCTCCCATTATTCAGAGTAATGATGCCATAACACATAACAGTACATTGATTACTCTGTGTTTGAAGAAATGGCTGTGCGCACAAACCAACGTGAAGTCCTTGTGTCTGGAGCAGCACTAAACACCACTCCTGAAGAGTTGAAAACATTCATTGGCAGTTCTGTCTACATGGCCTGTCTAGGATATCTAAATATACAGATGTATTGGGCCTCAAACACCAGAGTTCAAGTAGTGGCAGAATCCATGACCAAAAATCTATTCTATAAACTAAGAAATTCCATTAAGATTGTCAATGACCTTGATATTTCAGATGAGGACAAAAGCAGAGACCTCTTGTGGAAAGTCAGGCCCCTTCTGAACAAAGTGAGGCAAGGATGTCTAAATCAGCTTAGAACAGGAAAATTGTCCATTGATGAGCAAATGATTCCGTTTACTGGTCGCTGCCCAATTTGCCAGAATGTACCAGGCAAACCATACCCGACTGGATTGAAGCTGTTTGTCTTGGCCACACCAAGTGTTATGGTCTTAGATTTTGTGGTTTACCAACGTAAGACCACCTTCAGAGTCATAGAGGGATTGGGCATTGGAGAACAAGATGCTCTTTATTTGACAGAGACTGTTTCCAGAGGAACCCACCTGTTTTTTGACAGgttctttacaaatgtcctgGACACCATGATGGAGAAATGCTTGGGAGGTACAGGAACTCTCATGAAGAACAGAATTCCAAAGGAGTGTAACATTATAGGGGATCAGGCCAtcaaaaggaaaggaagagaagCATCTGAGATGGTGGTCAGGTGAGATCCTGAACTTGCTGTCAAGTGGTTTGACAACAAACTAGTTAACCAGTTGCTAAGTTTCTATAGGATGGCCACTCGCACTCAGAAATGGACAGTGCATacaattttccacttttttgatTTGGCAATCACCAGTGCATGGCTTCAGTATAAGGCTGACTGACTGCTAAGTTCTGGGAAAGAAACCACTGCAGTTCCTTGAATTCAAA
Protein-coding regions in this window:
- the LOC113569317 gene encoding NLR family CARD domain-containing protein 3-like, which produces MGNYNSSSRGGTSDPKVKRAESPAPSCVSLKSDVSMGRLPSFNSGPVPSDPKRTHPVLHPHKDMEESIQQDSHTPLDDVLHRVLHTHKTSMKNKYESLFEGNKSQENKTLLNRVYTQLYILEGESEGVNEEHEVLQMEKTPRKQLVQDTPIYCSDIFKPVQGPEGDMKEEKIRAVMAEGVRHTEPKEDKDPEVPKLRTVLTKGIAGIGKSVSVQKFILDWAEGKANQDVDFMFVLPFRELNLVKDNQYSLHRLLCDFHPEIKDLDQKIYDMYKVVFIFDGLDESRIQLNVSQCNKVSDISMTSSVGVLMSNLIKGELLPSALIWITSRPAAANQIPPQYINRVTEIHGFTDPQKEEYFRKRVSDQDQAEKIISHIKTAKSLHIMCHIPAFCWISATVLQEILKQTATEIPKTLTEMYIQFLHTQINMKNEKYEGKKKRDQRKYLKSNRSMILKLAELAFKHLMKGNVMFYEEDLRECGIDVTEASVYSGICTEIFREESVLYQRKIYCFVHLSFQEFLAALYVFHCFISNKRRALQGFKLQSSSRSKKVSLRDLLKKAVCKALESQNGHLDLFLRFLLGISLESNQCLLQGLLTHTHSSPESITYTVQYIKDQIQTEDLPTERSISLFLCLSEMKDQSLAREIQEYLQSEKHPGQELSPGQCSALACMLLTSEEVLDELDLEKYNTS
- the LOC113569026 gene encoding stonustoxin subunit beta-like, with the translated sequence MNVKGRLETLRLEYAGEIRIKPGLRKYACDLTLDPNTANTRLTLSEGNRKVTCVEEQQPYSDHPERFDCVQVVCRESLTGRCYWEAEWSGRADISVTYKGIRRKGGSRECWFGCNIKSWSLICSNNRYTVSHNNKRTALSTPCSSNRVGVYLDWAAGTLSFYSVSHTHTLTHLHTFHSRFTEPLYAGFEVWIPDYSVYVCELE